A window from Synechococcus sp. RSCCF101 encodes these proteins:
- the trmH gene encoding tRNA (guanosine(18)-2'-O)-methyltransferase TrmH, with protein MPLLPRRFHRLRAVLDRRMADLTVVLEHVEKPHNLSAILRSCDAVGVLEAHVVSLKGRPPTFNSTAQGSQKWVRLRDHPEPGAALRNLREQGFQLYGTHLGRDAVDYRQCDFTGPTAFLLGAEKWGLSEEAAGLVDRQLFIPMRGMVQSLNVSVAAATLLFEALRQRELAGVAPSRGEGLAAERHRQVLFEWAYPEVAAWCREQGRGYPDLSAEGEILEDLPRQLRLRC; from the coding sequence ATGCCCCTGCTTCCCCGCCGTTTCCACCGTCTGCGGGCCGTGCTCGACCGACGCATGGCCGACCTCACCGTGGTACTGGAGCATGTGGAGAAGCCCCACAACCTCTCGGCCATCCTGCGCAGCTGCGATGCGGTGGGAGTGCTGGAGGCCCATGTGGTGAGTCTGAAGGGACGCCCGCCCACCTTCAACAGCACGGCCCAGGGCAGTCAGAAATGGGTGCGTCTGAGGGATCACCCCGAGCCGGGGGCGGCGCTCCGCAACCTGCGGGAGCAGGGATTCCAGCTCTACGGCACCCACCTGGGGCGGGATGCCGTGGACTACCGCCAGTGCGACTTCACCGGCCCCACAGCGTTTCTGCTGGGGGCCGAGAAGTGGGGGCTGAGCGAGGAAGCGGCCGGACTGGTGGACCGGCAGCTGTTCATCCCGATGCGGGGGATGGTGCAGTCGCTGAATGTGTCGGTGGCCGCCGCCACGCTGCTGTTCGAGGCCCTGCGGCAGCGGGAACTGGCGGGTGTTGCGCCCTCTCGCGGCGAGGGTCTGGCGGCGGAACGGCACCGGCAGGTGCTGTTCGAGTGGGCCTATCCCGAGGTGGCGGCCTGGTGTCGCGAGCAGGGCAGGGGCTATCCCGACCTGAGCGCAGAGGGCGAGATCCTGGAGGACCTGCCGCGTCAGCTCAGGCTGCGCTGCTGA
- a CDS encoding MGMT family protein yields the protein METAGKQGHGLPAGTATQRFYAVTRLIPFGRLLTYGRVAELAGHFGAARQVGWALRRLPDLDTVIPWHRVVNARGCISLSESREGSDWLQRQLLIDEGIAVDGEGRLNLRRHLWTPDPSEVVRLLEAGAPGPTEPSPA from the coding sequence GTGGAAACGGCGGGGAAGCAGGGGCATGGTCTCCCGGCAGGCACGGCGACCCAGAGGTTCTACGCGGTGACGCGGCTGATCCCCTTCGGACGCCTGCTCACCTATGGACGCGTGGCTGAACTGGCCGGCCACTTCGGGGCGGCCCGGCAGGTGGGCTGGGCCCTGCGGCGTCTGCCCGATCTCGACACCGTCATCCCCTGGCACCGGGTGGTGAATGCCCGCGGCTGCATCAGCCTCTCGGAGAGCCGGGAAGGCAGCGACTGGCTGCAGCGTCAGCTGTTGATCGATGAAGGCATCGCCGTCGACGGGGAGGGACGGCTGAACCTGCGCCGCCATCTCTGGACGCCGGATCCGAGCGAGGTTGTCCGGCTGCTGGAGGCCGGCGCTCCCGGACCCACTGAGCCCTCCCCGGCGTGA
- a CDS encoding 16S rRNA (cytosine(967)-C(5))-methyltransferase: protein MPRWIAWQVLQAVAAGAYADRALERQLSRSDLPPRDRALATELAYGAIRQRRRLDSCIDWLGRVPAQRQPPPLRWLLHIGLQQLLAMSRLPPSAVVNTSVELAKRHGLGRLAPVVNGILRSALRARDAADQPPLPEEPVARLGQEHSLPDWLAADLLRWLPPEQARSVAAACNAVPPIDLRVNPLRCRPGLLHDALQQAGVPAEPIAGLSAALTLPAHGGDLRRLPGYGEGWWSVQDRHAQALTPLLEPQPGQWVLDACAAPGGKATHLAELMQDHGTIWAVDRSDRRLRRLRANAERLGLQSIQPLAADALTLASERPDWIGRFDRILLDAPCSGLGTLARHADARWRLTPEAIPPLVSLQRRLLEAMVPLLAPGGRLLYATCTIHPAENRETAAAFLSAQPAWRCLQDQQVWPEPSGGDGFYAALLAPG from the coding sequence TTGCCGCGGTGGATCGCCTGGCAGGTGCTGCAGGCCGTGGCCGCCGGTGCCTACGCCGATCGTGCTCTGGAGCGGCAGCTCAGCCGTTCCGACCTGCCGCCCCGCGACCGGGCCCTGGCCACCGAACTGGCCTACGGCGCCATTCGCCAGCGCCGCCGCCTGGACAGCTGTATCGACTGGCTCGGCCGGGTGCCGGCGCAGCGGCAGCCCCCACCCCTGCGCTGGCTGCTGCACATCGGTCTGCAGCAGTTGCTGGCCATGTCACGCCTGCCGCCGTCGGCCGTGGTGAACACCAGCGTGGAGCTGGCCAAGCGCCATGGCCTCGGCCGCCTCGCGCCGGTGGTGAACGGCATCCTGCGCTCGGCGCTGCGGGCCCGCGATGCGGCCGATCAACCGCCGCTGCCTGAGGAGCCCGTCGCCCGTCTGGGGCAGGAGCACTCCCTGCCGGACTGGCTGGCGGCGGATCTGCTGCGCTGGCTCCCGCCTGAACAGGCCCGATCGGTGGCCGCCGCCTGCAACGCGGTGCCACCGATCGATCTGCGCGTGAACCCGCTTCGCTGCCGGCCCGGGCTGCTTCATGACGCCCTGCAGCAGGCCGGAGTGCCGGCGGAGCCGATCGCGGGGCTCTCCGCGGCCCTCACCCTGCCGGCCCATGGCGGTGACCTGCGCCGGCTGCCGGGCTATGGCGAGGGCTGGTGGTCGGTGCAGGACCGCCATGCCCAGGCCCTCACCCCCCTGCTGGAGCCGCAGCCGGGCCAGTGGGTTCTCGATGCCTGCGCCGCCCCGGGGGGCAAGGCCACCCATCTGGCGGAGCTGATGCAGGACCACGGCACCATCTGGGCGGTGGATCGCTCGGACCGCCGCCTGCGGCGCCTGAGGGCGAATGCCGAGCGTCTCGGTCTGCAGTCGATCCAACCTCTGGCTGCCGATGCCCTGACCCTGGCCAGCGAGCGGCCGGACTGGATCGGGAGGTTCGATCGGATTCTCCTCGATGCCCCCTGTTCGGGCCTGGGCACCCTGGCCCGCCATGCCGATGCCCGCTGGAGGCTCACCCCAGAGGCCATCCCGCCCCTGGTGAGCCTGCAGCGGCGGCTCCTGGAGGCGATGGTGCCGCTGCTCGCCCCGGGAGGCCGCTTGCTGTACGCCACCTGCACCATTCACCCGGCGGAAAACCGGGAGACGGCGGCGGCCTTTCTCAGTGCCCAGCCGGCCTGGCGCTGCCTGCAGGACCAGCAGGTCTGGCCCGAGCCCAGCGGGGGCGATGGCTTCTACGCCGCCCTGCTGGCTCCAGGCTGA
- a CDS encoding transglycosylase domain-containing protein, producing MRPGTKRLALAVAALAVGGSIAMAQDALTRQFDALLPEAGQVSNFNRPGTLTILASDGTVLQKLGPATREKLSPETMPLLVKQAFVAAEDRRFYEHNGVDARGIMRALARNVRSGEVREGASTITQQLARTVFLSQDRTVARKLREAALAYKIERQLSKEEILTQYLNYVYLGASAYGVADAAWVYYSKSVDQLTLPEAALIAGLPPAPSVYSPLVNADLARERRNLVLERMEQAGFISEDQRAAASAAPLDLNPATPKYFNSRAPYFTSWVAQELPGVLSLEQLETGGITIRTSLNLDWQKRGLEVIRKNAGGSMQGALVSMEPGTGLVRAMVGGKDFNASQFNRASQALRSPGSTFKLFAYTAAIGAGLKPEDTFSNAQRCYPAEKFCIKGKGGKTTMVNGFARSLNAFAVDVAEKVGYDDVIETARDLGLTEDVGAYPAMVLGANEQTVVDMTAAYAGVVNRGLFVPPTPFEEIRGPEDEILWSRRVDGEAGRRAVETPHADAMVWMMQQVVTSGTGRGAALPDRQVAGKTGTSEGARDLWFIGSVPQLTTSVWLGYDNNRKTGSSSGAAAWAWQQYMKQITEDMPVQTFPPKPALTGSFKPRQKRQGESRDSSGGSSFGWDTLPEDGETPAPSASDPAPGVQTPWTPSPGAGNAGGPPVNENFEPPPLRPL from the coding sequence GTGAGACCGGGGACCAAGCGGCTGGCCCTGGCGGTGGCCGCTCTCGCTGTGGGCGGCAGCATCGCCATGGCCCAGGACGCCCTCACGCGTCAGTTCGACGCCCTGCTGCCCGAGGCCGGCCAGGTCAGCAACTTCAACCGGCCCGGCACCCTCACCATCCTCGCCTCGGATGGCACGGTGCTGCAGAAGCTGGGCCCGGCCACCCGTGAAAAGCTGAGTCCCGAGACCATGCCCCTGCTGGTGAAGCAGGCGTTCGTGGCGGCGGAGGACCGGCGCTTCTACGAGCACAACGGCGTGGACGCCCGCGGCATCATGCGCGCCCTGGCCCGCAATGTGCGCAGCGGCGAAGTGCGGGAAGGGGCCAGCACCATCACGCAGCAGCTGGCCCGCACGGTCTTTCTCAGTCAGGACCGCACGGTGGCCCGCAAGCTGCGCGAAGCCGCCCTCGCGTACAAGATCGAGCGGCAGCTGAGCAAGGAGGAGATCCTCACTCAGTACCTGAATTACGTGTATCTGGGCGCGAGTGCCTATGGCGTCGCCGATGCAGCCTGGGTGTACTACAGCAAGAGCGTCGATCAGCTGACCCTGCCGGAGGCGGCCCTGATCGCCGGACTGCCCCCCGCTCCCTCCGTCTATTCACCGCTGGTGAATGCCGATCTGGCGAGAGAGCGCCGCAACCTGGTGCTCGAGCGCATGGAGCAGGCCGGATTCATCAGCGAGGACCAGCGCGCGGCAGCGAGCGCGGCCCCGCTGGATCTCAATCCCGCCACCCCCAAATACTTCAACAGCCGCGCGCCCTACTTCACAAGCTGGGTGGCGCAGGAACTGCCCGGGGTGCTGAGCCTGGAGCAGCTGGAAACCGGCGGCATCACCATCCGCACCAGCCTGAACCTGGACTGGCAGAAGCGGGGTCTTGAGGTGATCCGCAAGAACGCCGGCGGCAGCATGCAGGGCGCTCTCGTCTCCATGGAACCTGGCACGGGCCTGGTGCGGGCCATGGTCGGTGGCAAGGATTTCAACGCCAGCCAGTTCAACCGGGCCAGCCAGGCCCTGCGCTCGCCTGGGTCCACCTTCAAGCTCTTCGCCTACACGGCCGCCATCGGCGCCGGACTCAAGCCGGAGGACACCTTCAGCAACGCCCAGCGCTGTTACCCGGCCGAGAAGTTCTGCATCAAGGGCAAGGGCGGCAAAACGACCATGGTGAATGGCTTCGCCCGCTCCCTCAACGCCTTCGCGGTGGATGTGGCCGAGAAGGTGGGCTACGACGACGTGATCGAGACGGCCCGCGACCTCGGGTTGACCGAGGATGTGGGGGCCTATCCCGCCATGGTGCTCGGCGCCAATGAACAGACGGTGGTGGACATGACCGCCGCCTACGCCGGCGTCGTCAACCGGGGCCTGTTCGTGCCCCCCACCCCGTTCGAGGAGATCCGCGGCCCCGAGGACGAGATCCTCTGGAGCCGCCGGGTCGACGGTGAGGCCGGCCGCCGCGCGGTGGAAACGCCCCATGCCGACGCCATGGTGTGGATGATGCAGCAGGTGGTGACCAGCGGCACGGGGCGTGGCGCCGCCCTTCCCGATCGGCAGGTGGCCGGCAAGACCGGCACATCGGAGGGGGCCCGCGACCTCTGGTTCATCGGCTCGGTTCCCCAGCTCACCACCTCGGTCTGGCTCGGGTACGACAACAACCGCAAGACCGGCAGCAGCAGCGGTGCCGCCGCCTGGGCCTGGCAGCAGTACATGAAGCAGATCACCGAGGACATGCCGGTGCAGACCTTCCCCCCCAAGCCGGCGCTCACCGGCAGCTTCAAGCCACGCCAGAAACGTCAGGGCGAGTCCCGCGACAGCAGCGGCGGCAGCTCCTTCGGCTGGGACACCCTGCCGGAGGATGGCGAGACGCCCGCCCCTTCCGCCTCCGACCCGGCTCCCGGGGTCCAGACACCCTGGACACCCTCGCCGGGGGCCGGCAACGCCGGTGGCCCGCCGGTGAACGAGAACTTCGAGCCACCGCCGCTGCGCCCGCTCTGA
- the chlG gene encoding chlorophyll synthase ChlG, with product MKGASGTTSLWKLRLQLMKPVTWIPLIWGVLCGAAASGSFTWTPANVAAAMACMVMSGPLLAGYTQTINDYYDREIDAINEPYRPIPSGAISLNQARAQILLLLLAGLAVAYGLDLWAGHDRPVLLLLALGGSLVSYVYSAPPLKLKQNGWLGNYALGASYIALPWWAGQALFGQLTWTTALLTLAYSLAGLGIAVVNDFKSVEGDRALGLQSLPVVFGVERASWISAGMIDLFQLAMVGVLIAIGQHLAAVLLILLVVPQITFQDIWLLRDPVAFDVKYQASAQPFLVLGMLVTALAIGHSSLVTLS from the coding sequence ATGAAGGGTGCCTCCGGCACCACATCGCTCTGGAAGCTGCGGCTGCAGCTGATGAAGCCGGTGACCTGGATCCCCCTGATCTGGGGTGTGCTCTGTGGTGCCGCCGCCTCCGGCTCCTTCACCTGGACTCCGGCGAATGTGGCCGCGGCCATGGCCTGCATGGTGATGAGCGGTCCGCTGCTGGCCGGCTACACCCAGACGATCAACGACTACTACGACCGGGAGATCGACGCGATCAACGAGCCCTACCGGCCGATCCCCTCCGGGGCGATCTCGCTCAATCAGGCCCGGGCGCAGATCCTGCTGCTGCTCCTGGCAGGTCTGGCCGTGGCCTACGGACTCGATCTCTGGGCCGGCCACGACCGTCCGGTGCTGCTGCTTCTCGCTCTTGGGGGCTCCCTGGTGAGCTACGTCTATTCCGCGCCTCCGCTGAAACTCAAGCAGAACGGCTGGCTGGGCAACTACGCCCTCGGAGCCAGCTACATCGCCCTGCCCTGGTGGGCCGGCCAGGCCCTGTTCGGCCAGCTCACCTGGACCACGGCCCTGCTCACCCTCGCCTACAGCCTGGCCGGACTCGGCATCGCCGTTGTCAACGACTTCAAGAGCGTGGAGGGCGACAGGGCTCTCGGCCTGCAATCGCTTCCCGTGGTGTTCGGTGTCGAGCGGGCCAGCTGGATCAGCGCCGGCATGATCGATCTGTTCCAGCTGGCAATGGTGGGGGTGCTGATCGCCATCGGCCAGCACCTGGCTGCCGTGCTGCTGATCCTCCTGGTGGTGCCCCAGATCACCTTCCAGGACATCTGGCTGCTGCGGGACCCCGTGGCCTTCGACGTGAAGTATCAGGCCAGCGCCCAGCCCTTCCTGGTGCTCGGGATGCTGGTCACCGCCCTGGCCATCGGCCACAGCTCACTGGTGACCCTCTCGTGA
- a CDS encoding DUF2862 domain-containing protein: MIVASMAQASNGISIGSRVRVTRVRDRIPAALVTALQGDPTGTVTDFKMTDGTGVGVVVTLADGRSCWFFEDEITEA; encoded by the coding sequence ATGATCGTTGCTTCCATGGCCCAGGCGAGCAACGGGATCTCGATCGGCTCCCGCGTTCGCGTCACACGGGTCCGGGACCGCATCCCGGCCGCGCTCGTGACCGCCCTCCAGGGGGATCCCACCGGAACCGTCACCGACTTCAAGATGACTGACGGGACCGGTGTGGGGGTGGTGGTGACCCTGGCCGATGGCAGAAGCTGCTGGTTCTTCGAGGATGAGATCACTGAGGCCTGA
- the hisF gene encoding imidazole glycerol phosphate synthase subunit HisF — MVARRIIPCLDVADGRVVKGVNFVGLRDAGDPVELACRYSDGGADELVFLDIAASHQGRDTLVEMVERTAESVRIPFTVGGGIATIAGVTTLLRAGADKVSLNSAAVRDPELVSRGAERFGCQCIVVAIDARRRRGEPGWDVFVKGGRENTGLDAVAWARRVVELGAGELLLTSMDADGTQAGYDLDLTAAVAAAVNVPVIASGGAGCIAHIADALEQGGASAALLASLLHDGVLSVAEIKRELIGRGLPVRPIEDPALEFVPPEP, encoded by the coding sequence ATGGTGGCCAGGCGCATCATTCCCTGTCTCGACGTCGCCGATGGACGGGTGGTGAAGGGGGTCAATTTCGTCGGTTTGCGGGATGCCGGCGACCCGGTGGAGCTCGCCTGCCGCTACAGCGACGGCGGCGCCGACGAGCTGGTGTTTCTCGACATCGCGGCCAGCCACCAGGGCCGGGACACGCTGGTGGAGATGGTGGAGCGCACGGCGGAGTCGGTGCGGATCCCCTTCACGGTGGGGGGCGGCATCGCCACGATTGCCGGCGTCACCACGCTGCTGCGGGCCGGTGCCGACAAGGTGAGCCTGAATTCGGCGGCGGTGCGCGATCCGGAGCTGGTGAGCCGGGGGGCCGAGCGCTTCGGTTGTCAGTGCATCGTTGTGGCCATCGATGCCCGCCGCCGCCGTGGCGAGCCGGGCTGGGATGTGTTCGTGAAGGGCGGGCGGGAGAACACCGGTCTGGATGCGGTGGCCTGGGCCCGGCGGGTGGTTGAGCTCGGGGCAGGCGAGCTGCTGCTCACCTCGATGGATGCCGATGGAACCCAGGCGGGCTACGACCTGGACCTCACTGCCGCCGTGGCCGCTGCGGTGAACGTTCCCGTGATCGCCTCCGGAGGGGCCGGATGCATCGCTCACATCGCGGACGCGCTGGAGCAGGGAGGCGCCTCAGCAGCGCTGCTCGCCTCGCTGCTGCATGACGGCGTGCTCAGCGTGGCCGAGATCAAGCGGGAGCTGATCGGACGCGGGCTGCCTGTGCGCCCGATCGAGGATCCGGCTCTTGAATTCGTCCCGCCGGAACCATGA
- a CDS encoding ubiquinone/menaquinone biosynthesis methyltransferase, whose translation MDRGPVSAGAADPASVSSLFNSLSPSYNRLNDAFSLGLHRLWKRRAVAWLAPAPGQRVIDLCCGTGDLALVIAAKLRPGGEVIGIDAAEGPLALAARRSAAMPWLPVRWQCGDALATGLPTAAADAAVMAYGLRNLSDAGLGLREMHRLLRPGGRAAVLDFSHLRPDQLPPGLPRWQAAATAGLQRQMLRRVVVPLSGWAGLSDHYAYLEPSIARFPSPHDLERLAVDSGFRHVRHRPLAGG comes from the coding sequence GTGGACCGCGGACCTGTGAGTGCCGGTGCTGCCGATCCGGCGTCGGTCTCTTCGCTCTTCAACAGCCTCAGTCCTTCCTACAACCGTCTCAACGACGCCTTCAGCCTGGGGTTGCATCGGCTTTGGAAACGACGTGCCGTGGCCTGGCTGGCTCCCGCGCCGGGGCAGCGCGTCATCGACCTGTGCTGCGGAACCGGCGATCTGGCCCTGGTGATCGCGGCGAAGCTGCGGCCCGGCGGGGAGGTGATCGGCATCGATGCTGCGGAGGGTCCCCTCGCTCTGGCGGCACGACGCTCCGCCGCGATGCCCTGGCTGCCCGTGCGCTGGCAGTGCGGGGATGCTCTGGCGACGGGGTTGCCCACAGCGGCTGCCGATGCCGCCGTGATGGCCTACGGCCTGCGCAACCTCAGCGATGCGGGCCTGGGGTTGCGGGAGATGCACCGGCTGCTGCGGCCGGGCGGCCGGGCGGCGGTTCTCGATTTCAGTCATCTCCGGCCCGACCAGCTCCCACCGGGGCTTCCGCGCTGGCAGGCCGCCGCCACTGCCGGTCTGCAGCGCCAGATGCTGCGCCGGGTGGTGGTGCCACTCAGTGGCTGGGCCGGACTCTCCGATCACTACGCCTACCTGGAGCCGAGCATTGCCCGCTTCCCCTCGCCGCACGATCTGGAGCGGCTCGCTGTGGATTCCGGCTTCCGCCATGTGCGTCATCGCCCGCTTGCGGGGGGCTGA